In a single window of the Arachis hypogaea cultivar Tifrunner chromosome 6, arahy.Tifrunner.gnm2.J5K5, whole genome shotgun sequence genome:
- the LOC112697220 gene encoding probable adenylate kinase 7, mitochondrial, which yields MAAIARLRAFAPQINALSNRAFGSAAAAVQYHYDDDEEEEEYAQSVVPSAMLDAQGSAPERGVQWVMIGEPGAKRHAFAERLSKLLEVPHISMASLLRQDLNPRSSLYQQIANALDAGKLVPEKIIFGLLSKRLEDGYSRGETGFILDGIPRTRLQAEILDHIAGVDLVVNFKSSEENLVKKNLGAPKLSPCQEYIFMRCSMTASKQIHNEHVHNHLEERKLLEDYYRKQKKLLNFEVAGAPGETWQGLLAALHLQYVNARSSSQKLTA from the exons ATGGCCGCGATCGCGCGCCTGAGAGCGTTTGCGCCGCAAATAAACGCGCTTTCGAACCGCGCTTTCGGATCTGCTGCTGCGGCGGTGCAGTACCACTACGATGAtgacgaagaagaagaggagtACGCTCAGAGCGTTGTCCCTAGCGCGATGCTCGACGCGCAGGGTTCGGCGCCGGAGCGCGGTGTACAGTGGGTTATGATTGGTGAGCCCGGAGCCAAGAGGCACGCCTTCGCTGAGAGGCTCTCGAAGCTTCTAGAAGTTCCTCACATTTCCATGGCCTCGCTCCTCCGCCAAGACCTCAATCCTCGCTCCTCTCTCTACCAGCAG ATAGCGAATGCATTAGATGCAGGAAAACTTGTTCCTGAGAAAATCATCTTTGGGTTGCTATCAAAGAGGCTGGAGGATGGATACTCCAGGGGTGAAACTGGCTTCATTCTTGACGGAATCCCTCGAACGAGGCTCCAAGCT GAAATTCTTGACCACATTGCCGGCGTTGATCTAGTGGTGAATTTCAAAAGCTCTGAAGAGAATTTGGTTAAGAAGAATCTCGGAGCACCAAAGCTCTCTCCTTGTCAAGAGTATATCTTTATGAGATGCTCCATGACTGCATCTAAGCAGATTCACAATGAGCATGTTCATAATCATTTAGAGGAG CGCAAGCTGTTGGAAGATTACTACAGGAAGCAAAAGAAACTTCTTAATTTTGAAGTGGCAGGTGCTCCTGGGGAAACGTGGCAGGGACTTTTGGCTGCATTGCATCTCCAGTATGTTAATGCTCGCAGTTCTTCACAGAAGTTGACAGCCTGA